The following proteins are co-located in the Tachysurus vachellii isolate PV-2020 chromosome 19, HZAU_Pvac_v1, whole genome shotgun sequence genome:
- the ncoa6 gene encoding nuclear receptor coactivator 6 isoform X2, translated as MAQQPGPPEITWCTGSPGVTLSTEDDSGLEDGDDVCSNHGNSGLDWSQNPHGKKECTTIFVAFKGNLYDDDFQHKLDTILNGMPQMLSLGPERLAPQRVEPWNSVRVTFNIPREAAERLRLLAQNNQQQLRDLGILSVQIEGEGPINVAGGQNRGQEVRVNGPIGPPAQMRMDVGFPMQQGPAGMRMNNPSMVPSGPGMAPQGMVPGSSGQMHPRVMRPATQSDSMDPMMSGLALQQPQQLQHPQAPHGPPTPMGPQGHHIQAMQANRQLNPTALQQLQQQQQQHQQQQAQLAQLSGARGPFNPSNQMPIPPGWNQLPPGVLQPPPTQGSMPPNWRKAPPQGQIVQRPPSLASVQTPNHPPPPYPFGSQQAGQVFNAMAQQQQQTPGANQFAAPQPKVPQGVVGVVGSRVPPSLPPVSASQSNLAAKSPGSSSSPFHQGSPGTPPMIGQGQLGPRPTTPQGFPQGVGSPGRAVLGQQGNVQPGFMGMPQHGQVPQGGMGGMPKRMPMGFSNVSQNYVQGQVTTSGAGTPTGGTLQLQSGQNMAHPGPQPSVSTPNHMQPNSLQSGGIGHHGGMPPQPPSSSGGGMGQPQSGLQTQMMGMQTQLQNQPVAPSQGQMVQGQAGGQTVLSRPMNQGQRGMTPPKQLMPPQGQGMMQNQAQLGGGQGHQALLMQQQQQQQQQQPQQQHQHQQQASQQQNAMMEQMVANQMQGNKQAFGSKGQPAVMPGQMMRGPSPNLQGNMVPFQSQQQMTPQQQQQIAQLQQQQQQLQQQQLQLQHQQPQQQQLQQQQLQQQHQQQMAQQSQQIPVNGNPNQPLGMHGNQMRLPGHLVQQQLQQQQLQQKQQQQHQQQQHMMQQLQQQQLQQQQQQQQQAGQQHSHQLGDGTGSTGDLSQQQMLPDMQMQQQQQGMMGGPQHMQVGNGHFPGHGMPFNSQFAGQMAIAGQTAGFPVNKDVTLTSPLLVNLLQSDISASQFGPGGKQGAGGVGGNQAKPKKKKPPRKKKPKAGEGQQSVEGIGGLDSAPQGLDDGELQGLGSDQGAGTDSSNSKLPEFSNRSGFSGQSGDQRVLQQMPLPFMAQQQQQQQQQQMQQMQQQQLQQMQQQEQQQQQQIQQQQQQQLQKQQMHMQISGQPGTPQSSQQGQHQIHPHHLQLQQQQTQHMQQQQQQQQQQQQQQQQQPLTPQQQQQQHMMMLLKMQEQAKNRLPLQQSGHPQRTLVNPGDPAQRMPVSQQGNMPVMINLQGHGGVTPSPEKNRGMQPVVNSQLAAAARRMPHPEIGQGTTGMAPEDASGTPNLQERSSVEMAPQAGNASQQNIVNQGPNSHLLKPVPSSVPQQPGASPQQPPQQAPMAGSHNLHFPNAPSTSQSSRPKTPNRASPRPYHHPLTPTNRPPSTEPSEINLSPERLNASIAGLFPPKINIPLPPRQPNLTRGFDQQGLNPTTLKAIGQAPPNLASLNNSNSSGHNSVQQGYTQATNAASTGAKQEKQTVGGQTKRASPSNSRRSSPASNRKTATPSPGRQKWAKNPLTSIANQQQMASSQTVMASASSVLPSPTTSISSVGTLDSQQILNPLQALPSNSDAMRESQGQVPQLDTRQITQAERDHSALRMANQRMPTQETKIQEPNMPSEQPSDELRQPQNPPPQEHGTAVGASFRDAPTSLNQLLDNMGHTSLSTKPPMVTPPVALVEQESQRVSCTPQSSDSGLPLPTSEHEQKSKVGSMASPNVIQTSSLSPQSSLGVSSISPSLLTSTASNSILHPNPSVSSSTKPITSMSQTVLHRPTSSGSTHPKQITVFVTSNPISSAASTVSAVPPAIVSTVLAVPTKSIRSPDVHQSVSTQNRPPQFITGPVIFQVPSVSVPPSTNVVSQPVTMVGPIQVTANIQFSSAPDSTAASTLSAPMATHSPVVSIATSQPGRTMIGQIQVQMPASPASSLNTVHPSQQKSISDVPISKTSPVGPSSSLHSNTTPAISPSLQQPLGSLPTCSSSGTTAVANRSPLSQSPTTIAKSSPVQNVLVKTTPHSSDPYQMQQQTTNQPGKPIDTASSQAPLQVITNATLSSPPPTPTVVSSAPQLSALVPTVSLSAPVHVPPPISSCTVTPSPSQITRGSAVEPQGNSASSSPPITSMSAPSVPPNASVTPATSTGPEARSSPLLPAVEPQPSTVTETSLPESANTTVPAADIPAQPAQEQQQTEAAPSVAEQGWAKKRKTPIDLAQREARGHTEKVKGPSRRSSRAEKDTEEEVPDNGQRKRAARPGSASSNPGKAAGKTAESNTGASPTQAKRRKSK; from the exons ATGGCGCAGCAGCCCGGCCCACCTGAGATCACCTGGTGTACGGGTTCTCCTGGGGTCACTCTGAGCACAGAGGACGACTCTGGATTGGAGGACGGAGATGACGTGTGCAGTAATCATGGAAACAGTGGCTTGGATTGGTCTCAGAATCCGCATGGAAAAAAGGAATGCACCACGATCTTTGTCGCATTCAAGGGAAACCTTTATGATGATGACTTTCAGCACAAGCTTGACACCATCTTAAATGGGATGCCCCAGATGCTCTCATTGG GTCCTGAGAGGCTGGCACCCCAGCGAGTGGAGCCTTGGAACAGCGTGCGAGTCACATTTAATATCCCCAGGGAAGCCGCTGAACGCCTCCGACTCCTCGCTCAAAACAACCAGCAGCAGCTCCGGGACCTGGGGATCCTATCGGTGCAAATTGAAG gtgaaggACCCATCAATGTGGCAGGTGGGCAAAACCGAGGTCAGGAAGTCAGAGTGAACGGACCTATTGGGCCACCGGCTCAGATGAGGATGGATGTTGGGTTTCCTATGCAACAAGGCCCTG CTGGAATGCGGATGAACAATCCCTCAATGGTGCCCTCTGGTCCTGGCATGGCTCCACAGGGTATGGTACCTGGCAGTAGTGGACAGATGCACCCGAGGGTAATGAGGCCAGCAACACAATCGG ATTCCATGGATCCCATGATGTCTGGGCTCGCTTTGCAGCAGCCGCAACAGCTCCAACACCCACAGGCACCTCATGGCCCACCCACCCCTATGGGTCCGCAGGGACATCACATACAGGCAATGCAAGCAAACCGGCAGCTCAATCCGACAGCCCTTCAACAActacagcagcaacagcagcagcatcaaCAACAGCAGGCTCAGTTAGCCCAGTTGAGTGGTGCTCGTGGCCCATTTAACCCTTCAAACCAGATGCCTATCCCTCCTGGTTGGAACCAGTTACCACCTGGAGTTCTTCAGCCACCACCTACTCAGGGGTCTATGCCTCCGAATTGGAGAAAAGCTCCTCCACAAGGTCAAATAGTACAGCGGCCTCCTTCTTTGGCATCTGTGCAAACACCAAACCATCCTCCGCCACCATATCCCTTTGGTAGCCAGCAGGCTGGGCAGGTTTTTAATGCCATGGctcagcaacagcagcagacACCAGGGGCAAACCAGTTTGCAGCCCCTCAGCCCAAAGTTCCCCAAGGAGTTGTGGGCGTTGTTGGATCAAGGGTGCCTCCTTCTTTGCCTCCTGTGTCTGCTTCACAAAGCAACCTTGCTGCTAAGTCCCCTGGATCCTCATCTTCACCATTTCATCAGGGTTCACCTGGAACCCCACCTATGATTGGACAAGGTCAGCTAGGGCCACGTCCAACAACTCCACAGGGGTTCCCGCAGGGAGTTGGATCCCCAGGCAGGGCTGTGTTAGGGCAGCAGGGTAATGTTCAGCCAGGGTTTATGGGAATGCCTCAGCATGGCCAGGTTCCCCAAGGAGGCATGGGAG GTATGCCAAAACGAATGCCAATGGGCTTCTCAAATGTAAGTCAGAACTATGTCCAAGGACAAGTTACCACAAGCGGAGCGGGAACGCCCACAGGTGGTACCCTTCAGCTTCAAAGTGGCCAAAATATGGCTCATCCAG GTCCACAACCTTCAGTATCAACACCAAACCACATGCAGCCCAATTCCCTACAATCTGGTGGAATTGGCCATCATGGTGGAATGCCTCCTCAGCCTCCATCCAGCTCAGGTGGTGGTATGGGCCAACCACAGTCAGGTCTACAGACCCAAATGATGGGCATGCAGACCCAGCTTCAAAATCAGCCTGTAGCCCCCTCTCAAGGTCAGATGGTGCAAGGCCAGGCAGGAGGTCAAACTGTCCTGTCCCGGCCCATGAATCAAGGACAGAGAGGGATGACCCCTCCTAAACAGTTAATGCCTCCACAGGGACAAGGGATGATGCAGAACCAGGCCCAGCTCGGTGGAGGGCAGGGGCACCAAGCATTACTGatgcagcagcaacaacaacaacaacagcagcagcccCAGCAACAGCACCAACACCAGCAACAAGCATCACAGCAACAAAATGCTATGATGGAACAGATGGTAGCCAACCAAATGCAAGGTAACAAGCAGGCTTTTGGGTCCAAAGGTCAACCAGCTGTTATGCCAGGCCAGATGATGCGAGGCCCATCACCTAATTTGCAAGGTAACATGGTGCCGTTTCAGTCGCAGCAACAAATGACTccgcagcaacagcagcagattGCTCAGttgcaacaacagcagcagcaattgcagcagcagcagcttcaaCTGCAACACCAACAGCCACAACAACAGCAgttacagcagcagcagctacagcagcagcatcagcagcaAATGGCACAACAGTCCCAGCAGATCCCAGTGAACGGTAATCCCAACCAACCATTAGGGATGCATGGTAATCAGATGCGACTTCCAGGACATTTGGTCCAGCAACAGCTCCAGCAGCAACAGCTTcagcaaaaacaacagcaacaacatcaGCAACAGCAACACATGATGCAACAGCTACAGCAGCAACagctacagcagcagcagcaacagcagcagcaggctgGCCAACAACATTCACATCAGCTTGGAGATGGCACTGGAAGCACAGGTGATCTGAGCCAACAGCAGATGCTTCCTGACATGCAAatgcaacagcagcagcagggtATGATGGGCGGGCCTCAACACATGCAGGTGGGCAATGGACATTTTCCTGGTCATGGCATGCCTTTCAATTCTCAGTTTGCTGGCCAGATGGCCATTGCTGGACAAACAGCTGGGTTTCCAGTGAATAAGGATGTGACCTTGACTAGTCCTTTATTAGTTAACCTACTTCAGAGTGACATTTCTGCCAGCCAGTTTGGACCAGGTGGAAAACAAGGAGCTGGTGGGGTTGGTGGTAACCAGGCCAAaccaaaaaagaagaaaccaccTCGTAAGAAGAAACCCAAAGCTGGCGAGGGGCAACAGTCTGTAGAAGGCATTGG TGGTTTGGATTCAGCTCCACAAGGGTTGGATGATGGAGAGTTGCAAGGTTTGGGTAGTGATCAAGGAGCTGGAACAGATTCTTCCAACTCAAAGCTCCCTGAATTTTCTAACCGGTCAG gcttttCTGGACAATCAGGAGATCAAAGGGTTTTGCAGCAAATGCCATTGCCATTCATGgcccagcagcagcaacagcaacagcaacagcagATGCAAcaaatgcagcagcagcagttacAACAAATGCAACAGCaagaacaacagcagcagcagcaaatacagcagcagcagcagcaacaattGCAAAAGCAACAGATGCATATGCAAATTTCTGGTCAACCTGGAACACCACAAAGTTCACAACAAGGACAGCATCAAATCCATCCGCATCACTTACAGCTTCAACAGCAGCAAACACAGCacatgcagcagcagcagcagcaacaacaacaacaacagcagcagcagcagcagcaaccacTGACaccacaacagcagcagcaacaacacaTGATGATGCTGCTTAAAATGCAGGAACAAGCAAAGAATCGTCTCCCACTTCAACAAAGTGGCCATCCCCAAAGAACTCTTGTTAATCCTGGTGATCCTGCACAACGAATGCCTGTATCCCAACAAGGAAACATGCCTGTAATGATCAATTTACAAGGGCATGGAGGTGTCACACCCtctccagaaaaaaacagaggcaTGCAGCCAGTAGTAAATTCGCAGTTGGCTGCTGCAGCTAGAAGAATGCCCCATCCAGAAATTGGCCAGGGAACCACAGGAATGGCACCAGAGGATGCATCAGGCACCCCTAATTTGCAGGAAAGGTCATCGGTTGAAATGGCGCCTCAAGCTGGGAATGCCAGTCAACAAAATATTGTCAACCAAGGTCCTAATTCTCATTTGTTGAAGCCTGTACCTTCATCAGTCCCTCAGCAACCAGGAGCAAGTCCACAGCAACCACCCCAACAAGCACCAATGGCCGGCTCACACAACCTCCACTTTCCTAATGCTCCTTCAACTTCCCAAAGTTCCCGCCCTAAGACACCAAACCGTGCCAGTCCTAGACCATATCACCATCCCTTAACCCCCACCAACCGTCCACCCAGCACTGAGCCGTCAGAGATAAATCTCTCTCCCGAGAGACTGAACGCATCGATTGCCGGTCTTTTCCCCCCAAAGATTAACATCCCTCTGCCACCCCGACAGCCTAACTTAACTCGAGGTTTTGATCAACAAGGTCTAAACCCTACCACTTTGAAAGCTATTGGACAAGCTCCACCAAATCTTGCATCTCTTAACAACAGTAACTCTAGTGGCCATAATAGTGTTCAACAGGGTTATACACAAGCTACTAATGCTGCCAGTACAGGTGCAAAGCAAGAAAAACAGACGGTTGGAGGGCAAACAAAGCGAGCTAGTCCCAGTAACAGTCGACGATCTAGTCCTGCGTCAAATAGAAAAACGGCCACTCCTAGCCCAGGAAGACAGAAGTGGGCAAAGAACCCCCTAACCTCCATAGCAAATCAGCAACAAATGGCCAGTTCCCAAACCGTAATGGCCAGTGCTTCTTCAGTCCTCCCAAGTCCCACTACGTCTATATCATCTGTAGGCACACTTGATTCTCAGCAAATTCTAAACCCTCTGCAAGCACTGCCTAGTAACTCGGATGCAATGAGAGAGAGCCAGGGGCAGGTACCACAGCTAGACACGCGTCAGATTACACAAGCGGAAAGAGATCATTCTGCCCTCAGAATGGCAAATCAACGCATGCCAACCCAGGAAACAAAAATTCAAGAACCTAATATGCCGTCTGAGCAACCGTCAGATGAGCTGCGTCAACCTCAGAATCCACCACCGCAGGAGCACGGTACGGCTGTTGGGGCATCTTTTAGAGATGCCCCAACATCCCTCAATCAGTTGCTAGATAATATGGGCCACACATCCTTGTCCACAAAGCCACCCATGGTTACTCCACCAGTAGCTTTGGTGGAACAAGAGAGTCAACGTGTCTCCTGTACCCCACAGAGCAGTGATAGTGGGCTGCCTTTGCCCACTAGTGAACATGAACAAAAATCTAAGGTTGGTTCAATGGCTAGCCCAAATGTGATCCAGACTAGTAGTCTAAGCCCACAGTCATCATTGGGTGTATCCAGTATTAGCCCAAGTTTGCTTACTAGCACTGCTTCAAATTCCATTTTACATCCCAACCCTTCCGTTAGTTCCAGTACTAAACCTATTACAAGTATGTCTCAAACAGTCTTGCATAGACCTACATCATCAGGGTCCACTCATCCAAAACAAATAACTGTTTTCGTAACATCCAATCCCATTAGTTCTGCTGCTAGCACGGTATCTGCAGTGCCTCCAGCCATCGTCTCAACAGTGCTTGCAGTACCTACTAAGAGCATAAGATCTCCAGATGTGCACCAGTCCGTTTCTACTCAAAATCGCCCTCCACAGTTTATCACAGGACCCGTCATTTTCCAAGTACCTTCTGTTTCTGTACCGCCGAGCACCAATGTGGTTTCTCAGCCTGTCACTATGGTTGGGCCCATACAGGTAACTGCTAATATTCAATTCTCTTCTGCTCCAGATTCAACTGCAGCTTCTACTCTATCTGCCCCCATGGCAACACATTCCCCTGTTGTAAGCATAGCCACAAGTCAGCCAGGTCGTACCATGATTGGACAAATTCAAGTGCAAATGCCTGCAAGTCCAGCATCTTCTCTAAACACAGTCCACCCTTCTCAGCAAAAGAGCATTTCTGATGTCCCGATCTCAAAAACAAGTCCTGTAGGACCATCATCCTCTTTACATTCTAACACAACTCCAGCTATTTCTCCATCTCTTCAACAACCTCTAGGATCTTTGCCTACCTGTTCCAGCTCAGGGACTACTGCTGTTGCCAACAGGAGTCCCCTCTCACAATCACCAACAACTATTGCCAAGAGCAGTCCAGTCCAAAATGTTCTGGTCAAGACCACCCCCCACAGTAGTGACCCCTATCAGATGCAACAGCAGACTACAAATCAGCCAGGAAAACCTATAGACACTGCATCATCTCAAGCCCCTCTTCAAGTGATTACAAATGCAACACTTTCTAGTCCACCACCTACTCCCACAGTCGTCTCATCTGCACCTCAGCTGTCAGCACTAGTACCTACAGTTTCTTTGTCTGCACCTGTGCACGTTCCTCCACCCATTTCTTCCTGCACCGTTACACCCAGCCCTTCGCAGATCACTCGCGGTTCTGCTGTGGAACCTCAAGGCAATTCTGCTTCAAGTTCTCCACCGATCACAAGTATGTCTGCACCGTCTGTTCCACCTAATGCTTCAGTGACCCCTGCGACATCCACTGGTCCTGAAGCAAGGTCATCTCCACTACTTCCAGCTGTAGAACCACAACCATCCACAGTAACGGAGACAAGCTTGCCCGAGTCAGCAAACACCACGGTGCCTGCTGCAGATATTCCAG CTCAGCCTGCAcaggaacaacaacaaactg aGGCAGCACCATCTGTGGCAGAACAAGG ATgggcaaagaaaagaaagacgcCCATCGACTTAGCCCAaag GGAAGCAAGAGGCCATACCGAAAAGGTAAAAGGCCCCAGCCGAAGGAGCTCACGAGCCGAGAAGGACACTGAAGAGGAAGTGCCTGACAacggacagagaaagagagcagcCAGACCGGGGTCAGCATCTTCTAACCCCGGGAAAGCTGCAGGTAAAACTGCAG AATCGAACACTGGAGCAAGTCCCACGCAGGCCAAGCGAAGGAAGTCGAAGTGA